One part of the Cottoperca gobio chromosome 14, fCotGob3.1, whole genome shotgun sequence genome encodes these proteins:
- the wdr44 gene encoding WD repeat-containing protein 44 yields MASDTSDTEEFYDAPEDVHFTPSPKVSPAKFVIPSPKLSQRSVDAAHDVSCGAAASETQQDDSLLIIDSIIEESQKVSVGEVGEVAQLLDEFHVEQEPKEENNAQEVPVEIAAPAVGPQLVERPEEQQESAATNGACSIPEPPDIPGSSVCPQEGVQHPDITSTVGLSHPGGAVMLADGEQEQRPADILDQVPFTDGPTDSDSSGPLKPPRQFTVEPDIVASTKKPPPSRPPPPSGGPPPRPPPPSWQTLPSKKSQECLRPIGLEVSAVSCDVLEPSGLVSPSSTVRSLTKELQHSLDLASATSGEKVVTAQENEDGQASSECGGQTAGSQRPRSNSGRELTDEEILASVMIKNLDTGEEIPLIQAEEKLPAGINPLTLHIMRRTKEYITNDAAQSDDDDKAQAPLADTDGGKLKQKTTQFKKFLGKSVKKAKHLAEEYGEKAVNKVKSVRDEVFHTDQDDPSSSDDEGMPYTRPAKFKAAHSFKGPFDFDQIKVVQDLSGEHTGAVWTMKFSHCGRLLATAGQDNVVRIWVLKTAFDYFNNMRLKYNTEGRVSPSPSQESLCSSKSDDHGASCAPEDPDTEDRNAPFRQIPFCKYKGHTADLLDLSWSKNFFLLSSSMDKTVRLWHISRRECLCCFQHIDFVTAIAFHPRDDRYFLSGSLDGKLRLWNIPDKKVALWNEVDGQTRLITAANFCQNGKYAVIGTYDGRCIFYDTERLKYHTQIHVRSTRGRNKVGRKITGIEPLPGENKILVTSNDSRIRLYDLRDLSLSMKYKGYVNSSSQIKASFSHDYSFIVSGSEDKYVYIWSTYHDLSKFTSVRRDRNDFWEGIKAHNAVVTSAIFAPHPGLIVPSEPGADKPEAECKSLDSTDSETIPSGALKTDHTEVLLSADFTGAIKVFINVKKY; encoded by the exons ATGGCGTCAGATACAAGTGACACCGAGGAATTCTATGATGCTCCTGAGGACGTTCATTTCACTCCATCTCCCAAAGT gtcACCTGCAAAGTTTGTCATTCCTTCACCCAAG CTTTCACAGAGATCAGTAGACGCTGCACATGATGTGAGTTGCGGAGCGGCTGCATCTGAGACTCAGCAAGATGATTCCCTACTG ATCATTGATAGCATCATTGAGGAGAGTCAAAAGGTTAGTGTTGGCGAAGTTGGTGAGGTGGCTCAGCTGTTAGATGAGTTTCATGTTGAACAGGAGCCAAAGGAAGAGAATAATGCTCAGGAAGTTCCTGTGGAGATAGCAGCACCGGCTGTCGGACCTCAGCTTGTCGAGAGGCCAGAGGAACAACAGGAAAGTGCAGCAACAAACGGAGCATGCTCTATTCCTGAACCCCCAGATATCCCAGGGTCATCAGTTTGCCCACAAGAAGGTGTTCAGCACCCAGACATCACCAGCACTGTAGGACTGAGTCACCCTGGTGGGGCTGTGATGCTTGCAGACGGGGAGCAGGAGCAGAGACCTGCAGATATCTTAGACCAGGTCCCATTCACAGACGGGCCGACTGACTCGGATTCCTCTGGGCCTTTGAAACCTCCACGGCAATTCACAGTGGAACCTGACATTGTAGCAAGCACCAAGAAGCCTCCTCCCTCACGCCCACCCCCTCCCAGCGGAGGACCTCCACCGAGGCCGCCTCCACCGTCTTGGCAGACTTTACCTTCCAAGAAGTCTCAGGAGTGTCTGAGGCCAATTGGACTGGAAG TGTCTGCAGTCAGCTGCGATGTTCTGGAGCCCTCCGGCCTGGTGTCTCCGAGCAGCACAGTGAGGAGTCTAACCAAAGAGCTGCAGCATTCCTTAGATCTGGCTAGTGCCACTAGTGGGGAGAAAGTGGTGACAGCACAG GAAAATGAAGATGGACAGGCCTCATCTGAGTGTGGAGGTCAGACTGCAGGCTCGCAGCGTCCACGTTCCAACTCTGGTAGAGAACTGACAGATGAA GAAATCCTTGCCAGTGTGATGATCAAGAATTTGGACACTGGGGAAGAGATCCCTCTAATCCAGGCAGAAGAGAAACTTCCTGCAGGGATTAACCCCCTCACTCTGCACATCATGAGGAGGACCAAGGAGTACATTAC GAATGATGCAGCACAGTCAGATGACGATGACAAGGCTCAGGCTCCGCTCGCAGAcacagatggaggaaaactTAAACAGAAAAC AACCCAGTTTAAAAAGTTCCTGGGCAAGTCTGTGAAGAAGGCCAAGCATCTCGCGGAGGAATATGGAGAGAAGGCAGTCAACAAAGTGAAAAGTGTGCGTGATGaag TGTTCCATACAGATCAGGATGATCCGTCATCGAGTGACGACGAGGGCATGCCTTACACCAGGCCGGCCAAGTTCAAGGCAGCACACAGCTTCAAGGGTCCCTTTGACTTTGACCAGATTAAGGTTGTGCAGGACCTGAGTGGAGAGCACACG GGGGCCGTTTGGACGATGAAGTTCTCTCACTGTGGGAGGCTGCTGGCGACAGCAGGCCAAGATAACGTGGTTCGCATCTGGGTCTTAAAGACTGCATTTGACTACTTTAATAATATGAGATTAAAGTACAACACTGAAG GTCGAGTTTCACCATCTCCTTCTCAGGAAAGTTTATGCTCCTCTAAATCTGACGATCACGGG GCAAGTTGTGCTCCAGAGGACCCGGACACAGAAGATAGAAACGCCCCCTTCCGTCAAATCCCCTTCTGCAAGTATAAAGGACATACGGCTGATCTATTGGACTTGTCCTGGTCAAAG aacttcttcctcctctcctcttccatgGATAAAACAGTCAGATTGTGGCACATATCGAGGAGAGAgtgtctctgctgcttccaGCACATTGATTTCGTCACAGCCATTGCTTTCCATCCCAGA GATGACCGATACTTTTTAAGTGGCTCTCTTGATGGAAAGCTACGGCTCTGGAACATTCCTGACAAGAAGGTGGCGCTGTGGAACGAGGTGGACGGCCAAACACGCCTCATCACGGCAGCTAACTTCTGCCAAAATGGGAAGTATGCCGTCATCGGCACCTACGATGGCCGATGCATCTTCTATGACACAGAG CGTCTGAAATACCACACTCAAATTCATGTGAGGTCCACCAGAGGCAGGAACAAAGTTGGACGCAAAATCACCGGCATTGAACCTCTACCTGGAGAGAATAAG ATTTTGGTGACCTCAAATGATTCCCGCATTCGCCTTTATGACCTGAGGGACTTGTCTTTATCTATGAAATACAAAGGTTAtgtcaacagcagcagccagaTCAAGGCGAGCTTCAG TCATGACTATTCCTTCATAGTCAGTGGCTCAGAGGATAAGTACGTGTACATCTGGAGCACTTACCACGACCTGAGCAAATTCACATCCGTACGACGGGACCGCAATGACTTCTGGGAAGGAATTAAAG CACACAATGCAGTGGTGACCTCAGCGATTTTTGCACCGCACCCAGGCCTTATTGTTCCGTCAGAACCTGGCGCAGACAAACCAGAAGCAGAGTGTAAGAGCCTGGACTCCACAGACTCCGAAACGATACCCTCAG GAGCCCTAAAGACGGATCACACGGAGGTTCTACTCTCTGCTGACTTCACTGGAGCCATCAAGGTTTTCATCAACGTAAAAAAGTACTGA
- the LOC115019371 gene encoding U2 snRNP-associated SURP motif-containing protein — protein sequence MADRKGKPVTRIKTLSKKEQEDLKKKEEEKAAEVFEEFLASFETNENTGVKTFVRGGIVNATKEEEAAEVKKNKLYRPATKFVPVSPHVSPVSCAESKKSTYKRKPEEKKKSNLELFKEELKLIQEEREERYKKKKNDPGGGEGGGGGGGGGGGGGDDLDTPLSGRSALYDDLTVPTTTNLYISCISPKMNEEILCKEFGKYGPLASVKIMWPRTDEERCRTSNRAFVAYMTRKDAERALASLDGKVIMGFEMKLGWGKPARIPPQPLYTPVGVRATPPPPSGLPFNAQPRDRFRNDFTKPLGMSKGELDKTLSEAVVKVVIPTERNLLFLIHRMIEFVVREGPVFEAVIMNKEKGNPDYRFLFENKSQDHVYYRWKLFSILQGQTPTDWRIPDFRMFRGGSMWRPPILNNYSQRGEDSAEVEEDASPEEEVKKGQLRAEHRQRLETLLKELTPSREDIANTMLFCLQRADAAEEVVGHITESFSLLQTPLQKKIARLYLVSDILHNSCAKVAGASYYRKYFETKLTQIFGDLNAAHKNIQARLQAEQFKQKVSCCFRAWEDWTIYPEPYLIHLQNIFLGLAKAVEESTETVEEVSSYLDGAPMDSAPIDGLPLHRAPVDDLDGCPLGWDPLDGVPVDDIDGVPLGVAIDDIDGMPLEESNVPLSSLPLSKWEKTGDTGTFSKAKIESKWDMVVQKTSEDEVNVSVNSQDGDGHSESGSSDDSGSASKYDTADFQSSVRSFQMSESKRKRLRELEVKVMKLQDELESGKRPRKSGMSIQQQVEHYRNKLLQKEFEKDEENNERSTSKSKDKSKDDRRDKDRSKRRRGWSRDPDDHTQKSRSISPSKTRSPKWSKRSRSPSPDRKAGKSRSRSPHRSHKKAKKSKH from the exons ATGGCAGATAGAAAGGGAAAACCTGTCACTCGAATCAAAACACTCTCAAAGAAAGAACAAGAAGATCTCAAGAAAAAG gaggaagaaaaagcagcagaggTTTTTGAAGAATTCTTGGCGTCATTTGAGACCAACGAGAACACCGGAGTGAAAACTTTTGTCCGTGGGGGTATTGTGAATGCAACTAAAG AGGAGGAAGCAGCCGAGGTCAAGAAAAATAAGCTGTATCGACCTGCTACCAAGTTTGTCCCTGTGTCCCCTCATGTCTCACCAGTATCATGTGCTGAAAGCAAAAAGTCT ACGTATAAAAGAAAgccagaagaaaagaagaagagcaaTCTTGAGCTCTTCAAAGAAGAACTTAAGCT AATACAAGAAGAGCGTGAGGAAagatataaaaagaagaaaaatgaccctggtggtggagaaggaggaggaggaggaggaggaggaggaggtggggggggagaCGACCTGGACACACCATTATCAGGACGATCGG CATTATACGATGACCTAACGGTGCCAACCACCACTAACCTCTACATTAGCTGCATTAGCCCAAAG ATGAACGAGGAGATTCTCTGCAAAGAGTTTGGTAAGTATGGTCCCCTGGCCAGTGTGAAGATAATGTGGCCGCGAACAGACGAGGAGCGCTGCAGGACGTCCAACAGAGCCTTCGTGGCTTACATGACACGGAAAGATGCAGAGAGAGCCTTGGCTTCACTTGATG GTAAAGTGATTATGGGGTTTGAAATGAAGCTGGGCTGGGGTAAACCAGCTCGAATTCCACCTCAGCCTCTCTACACACCGGTGGGGGTGAGGGCCACGCCACCACCCCCGTCTGGTCTGCCTTTCAATGCTCAGCCGAGGGATCGCTTCCGCAACGACTTCACCAAGCCGCTGGGCATGTCCAAAGGAGAGCTTGACAAG ACTCTGTCCGAAGCCGTAGTCAAAGTGGTTATCCCGACAGAAAG GAATCTATTATTCCTCATTCACAGGATGATAGAGTTTGTGGTGCGTGAAGGACCCGTGTTTGAAGCCGTAATTATGAACAAGGAGAAAGGCAATCCAGATTACAG GTTcctttttgaaaacaaaagccaagATCATGTGTACTACCGCTGGAAACTGTTCTCCATCCTCCAG GGACAGACCCCGACTGATTGGAGGATCCCAGATTTTCGTATGTTTCGGGGAGGCTCCATGTGGAGACCCCCTATCCTAAACAACTACTCTCAGAGAGGTGAAGATAGtgcggaggtggaggaggatgcTTCCCCTGAGGAAGAGGTGAAGAAAGGGCAGCTCAGAGCTGA GCACCGACAGAGGCTGGAGACATTGCTTAAAGAGCTGACTCCAAGCAGGGAAGATATCGCCAACACCATGCTGTTCTGTCTTCAGCGAGCAGATGCAGCAGAGGAAGTAGTGGGACACATCACTGAATCTTTTTCTTTGCTTCAGACGCCCCTTCAGAAGAAG ATTGCCAGATTGTATCTAGTGTCAGACATCTTGCACAACTCGTGTGCCAAAGTAGCCGGTGCATCATATTATCGTAAATA TTTTGAAACCAAGCTAACACAGATATTTGGAGACCTTAATGCAGCGCATAAAAACATACAAGCCAGGCTGCAGGCAGAACAGTTTAAG CAAAAGGTCTCATGTTGTTTTAGAGCATGGGAGGACTGGACCATATACCCGGAGCCTTATCTAATCCACCTTCAAAACATCTTTCTGGGCTTGGCCAAAGCTGTGGAGGAGTCGACTGAGACGGTTGAG GAAGTATCCTCCTATCTTGATGGTGCGCCGATGGACAGCGCACCCATAGATGGCTTACCTTTGCACAGAGCTCCTGTGGATGACCTTGACGGCTGCCCCTTAGGCTGGGACCCTCTGGATGGAGTCCCTGTTGACGACATTGACGGCGTTCCCTTAGGAGTGGCCATTGATGACATTGATGGAATGCCCT TGGAGGAGAGCAATGTTCCTCTCTCCAGCCTGCCTTTGTCTAAATGGGAGAAGACGGGTGATACTGGGACATTTTCTAAAG CCAAGATTGAGTCAAAGTGGGACATGGTGGTGCAGAAAACCAGTGAAGATGAAGTGAATGTAAG TGTCAACTCGCAGGATGGAGATGGACACTCGGAGAGTGGCAGTAGTGATGACTCCGGCAGTGCGTCCAAATATGACACTGCAGACTTCCAGAGCTCCGTAAGAAGTTTTCAAATGTCTGAGAGCAAAAGGAAAAGGTTGAGAGAGCTGGAG GTGAAGGTTATGAAGCTCCAAGATGAGTTGGAATCTGGCAAGAGGCCGAGGAAGTCTGGGATGAGCATACAACAACAAGTGGAGCACTACAGGAACAAACTGCTACAGAAG GAGtttgaaaaagatgaagaaaacaacGAGAGATCGACATCAAAGTCTAAAGACAAGTCAAAGGATGACAGGAGGGACAAAGATCGAAGCAAACGAAGACGAGGATGGAGCAGAGATCCTGATGACCACACCCAGAAGTCGAGGAGCATCTCTCCTTCAAA GACAAGGTCTCCCAAATGGTCCAAGCGTTCTCGATCACCATCTCCAGACCGGAAGGCGGGGAAGTCCAGGTCACGGTCCCCACATCGCTCCCATAAGAAGGCAAAGAAGAGCAAACATTGA